The Variovorax paradoxus B4 genome includes a region encoding these proteins:
- a CDS encoding LysR family transcriptional regulator, producing MMQIEDLRLAAALLRESSLSAAARSLGVTPPALSMRLRKLEASLGLVLANRTSRKLHLTSEGERFGREAYELLLKFDGLRESLQRDDRRLTGTLRVAASFGYGRTHVAPLLSRFSRLHPALRLQLDLRETPWPDKHDSDAVVHVGSVRDSSWVGHTLASNERWLCASPGYLREHGTPRNPADLAYHACICIRENDEDVTLWHMRPAGSGARKGETLRISPAFVTNDGSVARQWAEDGLGIVLRSQWDAAEALAAGRLERVMVDWEFGAAPVVVLVPTRKGRSARVQALVSFLVEAAGPSGRRGAA from the coding sequence ATGATGCAGATCGAAGACCTTCGCCTGGCTGCCGCGCTGCTGCGCGAGAGCTCGCTCAGTGCAGCGGCGCGCTCGCTGGGTGTCACCCCGCCCGCCCTGTCGATGCGGCTGCGCAAGCTCGAGGCCTCGCTGGGCCTGGTACTGGCCAACCGCACGTCGCGCAAGCTGCACCTCACGTCGGAAGGCGAACGGTTCGGGCGCGAGGCCTATGAGCTTCTGCTGAAGTTCGACGGCCTGCGCGAATCCCTGCAGCGCGACGACCGGCGCCTGACCGGAACGCTGCGGGTCGCCGCGTCCTTCGGTTATGGCCGCACGCACGTCGCGCCGTTGCTGTCCCGGTTCTCCCGCCTGCACCCGGCCCTGCGGCTGCAACTCGACCTGCGCGAAACCCCGTGGCCGGACAAGCACGATTCCGACGCCGTGGTGCACGTGGGTTCGGTGCGCGACTCGTCCTGGGTGGGCCATACGCTCGCTTCCAACGAGCGATGGCTGTGCGCAAGCCCCGGCTACCTGCGTGAGCACGGCACGCCCCGCAACCCGGCGGACCTGGCCTACCACGCCTGCATCTGCATCCGCGAGAACGACGAGGACGTGACGCTGTGGCACATGCGGCCCGCGGGCAGCGGCGCCCGCAAGGGCGAGACGCTGCGCATCAGCCCGGCGTTCGTCACCAACGACGGCAGCGTGGCACGCCAGTGGGCCGAGGATGGCCTGGGCATCGTGCTGCGCTCCCAGTGGGACGCCGCCGAAGCACTGGCCGCCGGCCGCCTCGAGCGGGTGATGGTGGACTGGGAGTTTGGCGCTGCCCCCGTGGTGGTGCTCGTCCCCACGCGCAAGGGACGCAGCGCGCGGGTGCAGGCGCTGGTCAGTTTTCTGGTCGAGGCGGCGGGGCCATCGGGCCGGCGCGGCGCCGCGTGA
- a CDS encoding CHASE2 domain-containing protein, which translates to MTVRIESSRPHVLWREWIACLLIVLAFAGLVQHCGILERVDLAVYDELLRLDAKPAHPDILIVAVDDASLQALGRWPWPRELHTQLLQRLAAAGPRAVAFDMLFTEAASEPGSDLRLAGALGLMKAVSPVFLPMTVRTPLVTGRTPEVLAPLPVLEQAVTGLGHIHVELDSDSAARSLYLHEGKAGHRWPALSLALAQVSDANKPAGGSDEPQDGTGWLRGSRILIPFSGPPGHYKTVPYVSVLNGEVPDAALRGKTILIGLTATGIGDQYPTPFSTGSGLMPGVEINAAALDGLLRDRSLVPVGPWLQAVISALVLLGWMIWLWRAGPRASLLGLLAFGALAMVITTVLQVGLRWWLPVGGWMLGALLAYVLWSWRRLAVLLADLSLRADAMLPGSAQPKRDAWQQVVDALDRALQAKHQAERRRTEALQLLSHDLRAPQSAVLALLRTQPPHRDEDALLYERIERQVKTTLSLADDFVLHLRAEGEEYVREEVDLAQLLTEVHERAWPLAKEKGIRLTLTLPEFDDDAPGCWLCVEPRLLGRALFNLAENAVKYSSAGSHTDLALVWTPGRVPVVTVSDQGEGIPASALPTLFERYSRLEQNAGVAGHGLGLSLVKTVIERHGGSIEVRSAPGKGTAFSITFHENDGA; encoded by the coding sequence GTGACCGTGAGGATCGAGTCTTCCAGGCCGCACGTCCTCTGGCGCGAATGGATCGCATGCCTGCTGATCGTGCTGGCCTTTGCGGGGCTGGTGCAGCATTGCGGGATTCTGGAGCGGGTGGATCTGGCGGTCTATGACGAGCTGCTCCGGCTCGATGCCAAGCCCGCTCATCCGGATATCTTGATCGTCGCAGTAGACGACGCAAGCCTGCAAGCACTCGGTCGCTGGCCTTGGCCGCGCGAACTGCACACACAGCTATTGCAACGCCTCGCCGCCGCGGGGCCGCGTGCGGTCGCGTTCGACATGCTGTTCACCGAAGCGGCAAGCGAACCGGGGTCAGACCTCCGATTGGCAGGTGCCCTGGGCCTCATGAAGGCAGTCAGTCCGGTATTTCTTCCAATGACAGTGCGTACGCCCTTGGTCACCGGTCGAACGCCCGAAGTGCTCGCCCCCTTGCCGGTCCTGGAGCAGGCGGTGACAGGGCTGGGTCACATTCACGTGGAACTGGACAGCGACAGCGCAGCTCGCAGCCTTTATCTACACGAGGGCAAGGCCGGGCATCGTTGGCCGGCGCTATCGCTGGCACTCGCGCAGGTCAGTGATGCAAACAAGCCCGCCGGCGGTTCCGATGAGCCGCAGGATGGCACGGGGTGGCTGCGTGGATCTCGCATCCTCATCCCGTTCTCAGGCCCCCCGGGGCACTACAAGACCGTACCTTACGTCAGCGTGCTGAATGGCGAGGTACCCGACGCCGCATTGCGCGGGAAGACGATCTTGATCGGGTTGACCGCAACTGGGATTGGCGATCAGTACCCGACGCCTTTCTCCACCGGCTCGGGTCTGATGCCAGGGGTCGAGATCAATGCCGCGGCGCTGGACGGCTTGCTGCGCGACCGCTCGCTGGTTCCAGTCGGTCCGTGGCTCCAGGCCGTCATTTCTGCGCTTGTTCTGCTGGGCTGGATGATCTGGCTTTGGCGTGCGGGGCCGCGTGCGAGCCTCCTGGGCCTGTTGGCCTTTGGTGCGCTGGCGATGGTGATCACGACGGTACTGCAGGTGGGCCTGCGCTGGTGGTTGCCGGTGGGAGGCTGGATGCTGGGGGCGCTGTTGGCCTATGTGCTCTGGAGCTGGAGACGCTTGGCGGTGCTGTTGGCCGATCTGAGTCTGCGCGCCGACGCGATGCTGCCAGGATCGGCGCAACCGAAACGCGATGCCTGGCAACAAGTGGTTGATGCGCTTGACCGCGCCCTGCAGGCCAAGCATCAAGCTGAGCGCCGGCGCACCGAGGCGCTGCAGCTGCTCTCGCACGATCTGCGCGCCCCGCAGTCGGCCGTGCTTGCGCTCTTGCGCACGCAGCCTCCGCACCGCGATGAGGACGCACTGCTGTACGAGCGCATCGAGCGACAAGTGAAAACCACGCTTTCCTTGGCGGACGACTTTGTACTGCACCTGCGCGCAGAGGGCGAGGAATATGTGCGAGAGGAGGTTGACCTGGCACAGCTTCTGACCGAAGTTCATGAGCGTGCCTGGCCGCTCGCCAAGGAAAAGGGCATCCGGCTCACACTCACTCTGCCGGAATTTGATGACGACGCTCCAGGCTGTTGGCTGTGCGTGGAGCCTCGCTTGCTCGGTCGCGCGCTATTCAATCTGGCCGAGAACGCCGTCAAGTACAGCTCGGCCGGCAGTCACACTGACCTGGCGCTGGTCTGGACGCCGGGGCGGGTGCCCGTGGTCACGGTGAGCGATCAGGGCGAGGGAATTCCGGCGTCGGCGTTGCCGACCTTGTTCGAGCGCTACAGCCGGCTTGAGCAGAACGCAGGCGTTGCTGGCCATGGACTGGGATTGAGCTTGGTCAAGACGGTCATCGAGCGCCATGGCGGCAGCATCGAGGTTCGGAGTGCCCCCGGGAAAGGAACGGCCTTCAGTATCACATTCCATGAGAACGACGGAGCCTAG
- a CDS encoding FecR domain-containing protein has product MRAIRWLAIACLCLPMGLAAQPTPHVVQPGDTLWGISQRHLGRPLLWPSIQQRNGVGEPRQLPVGKVLHFADGNAQAVVVAVSGDVRAESGNGERSAAQPAMRLPEGGWIRTGPDSFVTLRLPDGSLCTLPSNSAVRLVRFSDAAGRAAAVLDLQAGEVESRVPPRVVPAGQDVFRVRTRMATVGVRGTHFRVNLADEHRVVVSVLESGVVVSTPTQPDLPVRAPQGVVINNGPQSGVVQDLLPVPDWIDSGLPQNQPAVLLAWAEVNGAAGYHAQLARDAEFLDVVAERHVARSGPRELALFDGISSGSYFARVAAVTPEGVEGQAAVSAFSRASLSASLVGRMRWIAASNEVELGWDPVAGSTYGLEIAEDAAFTRVVVRADGLLGRRVRVEALPPGQYFWRVRAETILQGQRSETVGPVLPLLIEGVR; this is encoded by the coding sequence ATGAGGGCAATTCGATGGCTGGCCATCGCGTGCCTGTGCCTGCCCATGGGCCTGGCTGCTCAACCGACGCCGCACGTTGTGCAGCCTGGAGACACGCTGTGGGGTATTTCGCAGCGGCATCTGGGCCGGCCGCTGCTGTGGCCTTCGATCCAGCAACGCAACGGCGTGGGCGAACCGCGACAACTGCCGGTCGGCAAGGTCCTGCATTTCGCCGATGGGAATGCCCAGGCCGTTGTGGTGGCCGTCAGCGGCGATGTGCGTGCGGAGTCCGGCAACGGCGAGCGCAGCGCTGCGCAACCCGCCATGCGGCTTCCCGAGGGGGGGTGGATCCGCACCGGGCCCGACAGCTTCGTCACGCTGCGGCTGCCCGATGGCTCGCTGTGCACGCTGCCTTCGAACTCCGCTGTCCGACTCGTCCGGTTTTCCGATGCGGCGGGCCGCGCCGCTGCGGTGCTGGACCTGCAGGCGGGCGAGGTCGAATCGCGCGTGCCGCCCAGGGTAGTTCCTGCGGGTCAGGACGTGTTTCGGGTGCGCACGCGCATGGCGACCGTGGGCGTGCGTGGCACCCACTTTCGTGTGAACCTTGCCGATGAACATCGTGTGGTGGTGAGCGTGCTGGAGAGTGGTGTCGTGGTCAGCACGCCAACACAGCCGGACCTGCCGGTGAGGGCGCCGCAGGGCGTGGTCATCAACAATGGCCCGCAGAGCGGCGTTGTGCAGGACCTGCTGCCGGTACCCGATTGGATCGATTCCGGCCTGCCGCAAAACCAGCCGGCCGTCCTGCTGGCGTGGGCCGAGGTCAATGGCGCAGCCGGCTACCACGCGCAACTCGCACGCGACGCCGAATTCCTGGACGTGGTCGCCGAGCGGCATGTGGCGCGCTCCGGTCCTCGCGAACTGGCGCTGTTTGACGGGATTTCCAGCGGAAGCTACTTCGCTCGGGTGGCGGCCGTGACGCCGGAAGGGGTCGAGGGGCAAGCTGCGGTCAGCGCCTTTTCGCGAGCATCCTTGTCAGCCTCTCTGGTGGGCCGGATGCGCTGGATCGCCGCCAGCAACGAGGTCGAGCTCGGCTGGGATCCGGTTGCCGGCAGTACCTATGGCCTGGAGATTGCCGAGGACGCCGCGTTCACTCGCGTTGTGGTGCGGGCAGACGGTCTGCTCGGTCGCCGAGTGCGAGTGGAGGCATTGCCGCCGGGTCAGTACTTTTGGCGGGTGCGCGCCGAAACGATTTTGCAGGGCCAACGCTCCGAGACCGTCGGCCCGGTGCTGCCCTTGCTGATCGAAGGGGTGCGCTGA
- a CDS encoding response regulator transcription factor has protein sequence MSHKSGDAPASRPRVALLEDSPEEAQAVIELLTHNGHQVVHQKSGKVFFEMLQRDSFDILILDWSVPELSGYDVLRRVRDNLRSNVPVVMLTARGSEFEVVQALNGGADDYLVKPWRPFELLARLQVQLRSGRSQPAAPGEDEIEGWHFSAADQTVRRGTEEFRLPLKEFEVARMLFRHLGRPLSREHLNETLWARQAASRTIDTHVSRVRSRLGLTIDRGFQLQAIYGFGYRLDRVA, from the coding sequence GTGAGCCACAAGTCTGGCGACGCCCCAGCGTCGCGACCGCGCGTCGCGCTGCTCGAAGACTCCCCGGAAGAGGCGCAGGCGGTGATCGAACTCCTGACCCACAACGGCCATCAGGTCGTGCATCAAAAAAGCGGGAAGGTCTTCTTCGAGATGCTGCAGCGCGACAGCTTCGACATCCTCATTCTCGATTGGAGCGTGCCGGAGCTGTCCGGCTATGACGTGCTGCGCCGCGTGCGCGATAACCTTCGCTCCAATGTGCCTGTGGTGATGCTCACCGCGCGCGGCAGCGAGTTCGAGGTGGTGCAGGCCCTCAACGGGGGCGCCGACGACTATCTTGTGAAGCCGTGGCGACCGTTCGAACTGCTGGCCCGTCTTCAGGTACAGCTGCGCAGCGGCCGGTCGCAGCCCGCCGCGCCGGGCGAAGACGAGATCGAAGGCTGGCATTTCAGTGCCGCAGATCAGACCGTCAGAAGGGGTACCGAAGAATTTCGTCTGCCGCTCAAGGAGTTCGAGGTCGCCCGCATGCTGTTCCGTCATCTGGGGAGGCCGTTGTCGCGCGAGCACCTGAACGAGACCCTGTGGGCGCGGCAGGCTGCATCGCGAACGATAGACACCCATGTGTCGCGCGTGCGAAGCCGCCTTGGATTGACCATCGACAGAGGGTTTCAGCTGCAGGCGATTTACGGCTTCGGCTACCGGCTGGACCGCGTCGCATGA
- a CDS encoding OmpA family protein, with amino-acid sequence MKKHNAIQSLALVVLAAMLGGCASSVHMPDQAAGAPAANESVSFPDAGNAWLKGGTFIDVEQLRRIGRGMTKNQVRELISYPHFSEGLFGPKEWDYLFNFRTGRGDEFVTCQYKVVYKDGVSDAMYWKDPACAGYLQPRVREVVRPVAATAAPQRFKVAADALFAFDKSSTADMLPEGRNQLDALAAQLKGQYKRFDTVTVIGHTDRLGSDVYNQALSIARAATVRDYLIAQGLPQSALRAFGVGKTQPLVQCADSQQRAQLIACLQPNRRVELEVTGER; translated from the coding sequence ATGAAAAAGCACAACGCAATCCAATCTCTCGCGCTGGTAGTTCTCGCGGCAATGCTGGGCGGCTGCGCCTCGAGCGTCCACATGCCCGATCAGGCGGCCGGGGCACCCGCTGCCAATGAGTCCGTGAGCTTTCCCGATGCGGGCAACGCTTGGCTCAAGGGCGGAACCTTCATCGACGTGGAGCAGCTGCGCCGCATCGGCCGCGGCATGACGAAGAACCAGGTGCGCGAGCTCATCAGCTATCCGCATTTCAGCGAAGGCTTGTTTGGTCCGAAGGAATGGGACTACCTGTTCAACTTCCGCACCGGCCGTGGCGACGAATTCGTCACCTGCCAGTACAAGGTGGTCTACAAGGATGGCGTCTCCGATGCGATGTACTGGAAGGATCCGGCCTGCGCGGGCTATCTCCAGCCCAGAGTCCGCGAGGTGGTGCGCCCGGTGGCGGCCACGGCGGCACCGCAGCGGTTCAAGGTCGCGGCCGATGCGCTGTTTGCCTTCGACAAGTCAAGCACGGCCGACATGCTGCCCGAAGGCCGAAACCAGCTCGACGCGCTGGCGGCGCAGCTCAAGGGGCAGTACAAGCGCTTCGACACGGTCACCGTCATTGGACACACCGACAGATTGGGAAGCGATGTCTACAACCAGGCGCTTTCGATCGCGCGTGCAGCCACGGTGCGTGACTATCTGATCGCGCAGGGCCTTCCGCAATCGGCGCTGCGTGCCTTCGGTGTCGGCAAGACGCAGCCGCTGGTCCAGTGCGCTGACAGCCAGCAACGCGCCCAGCTCATTGCCTGCCTGCAGCCCAACCGGCGTGTGGAACTCGAAGTCACCGGTGAGCGATAA
- a CDS encoding YadA family autotransporter adhesin has protein sequence MNESYRSLEREALDVEVTKSKADRVPGKKFRAKRSTLAACVVILAGTAQAQVKIGDNPLSINPGSALEVESTNRGVLITRIALTDRNTWGLNGNQPVDGMIVYNTTATTGVNGLQEGLAVWKNGQWISADETPYFHANSTLVGNSTLANSGATGANSVAVGPNAVASGANTLAAGLGATAATPNSVALGANANASNGGLVAIGPGARSLAQNTIAIGGTATTRLGIAIGFASTSAGNGAVAIGDATTSNAFSTVALGQSAVATNDYAISMGRLANAGNVRATSLGANSAASGIAATALGSMSAATGNYATATGGRVYLLNGAPLDSTYTPNAGFATAFDSFVDTQATGILATANGSGARATADRSLALGALSQASQAGAVALGADSVSDRVIAPTTGTIPAGSALIDYNTTDRTLLGAVSVGNATSYRQITNVADGTQAQDAVTIRQLSSALQSFAVTPTKYFHANSSAADSLAIGTESVAVGPQTVVNGNNGVGIGNGAVVQQSAPGGIAIGQGATSHMADSIALGTQSSAAAVQGVAIGAGTSVTQAGGVALGAGSAASTAAGVAGYVPPTATDSQRLAIGATTSTLAAVSVGDAANGQFRQITGVAAGAADSDAVNVSQLRAVQGTVAVIDQSTVKYDTNADGTANYNSVTMGGANSTSPVAIHNVANGVAPNDAVNVNQLNTAVGGINNRIHALDDKVNANTKMLSGGIAASAAMAVVTPVEPGRYHVSGAVAGYNGQAGIGFNLLKRSENGQTTLHAGVGWGSGGSKAIVRVGFGFSFD, from the coding sequence GTGAATGAGTCCTATCGATCTCTGGAACGCGAAGCCCTTGACGTTGAGGTGACCAAGTCAAAGGCGGATCGCGTTCCTGGCAAGAAATTCCGCGCCAAACGCTCAACGCTGGCCGCTTGTGTCGTCATATTGGCGGGCACGGCGCAGGCACAAGTCAAGATCGGCGACAACCCGCTGAGCATCAATCCCGGCTCTGCGCTCGAAGTCGAAAGCACCAATCGCGGCGTCCTCATCACACGCATCGCGTTGACCGACCGCAACACCTGGGGACTCAACGGCAATCAGCCTGTCGACGGCATGATTGTCTACAACACGACGGCGACAACCGGGGTCAACGGCCTGCAGGAAGGTCTGGCTGTCTGGAAGAACGGCCAATGGATCAGCGCGGACGAAACGCCGTACTTCCATGCCAATTCCACCCTTGTCGGCAATTCGACCCTGGCCAATTCGGGCGCCACCGGCGCGAATTCCGTCGCTGTCGGCCCCAATGCGGTGGCCTCCGGCGCCAACACGTTGGCGGCCGGTCTTGGTGCCACGGCGGCCACGCCCAACAGTGTGGCGCTCGGGGCCAATGCCAACGCAAGCAATGGCGGCCTTGTGGCCATCGGGCCCGGTGCACGGTCGCTGGCGCAGAACACGATTGCGATTGGCGGGACGGCGACCACCCGGCTGGGCATCGCCATCGGCTTTGCGTCGACTTCAGCCGGCAACGGTGCCGTTGCGATCGGCGACGCCACGACCTCGAATGCGTTCTCAACCGTCGCACTGGGCCAGAGCGCCGTGGCCACGAACGACTATGCCATCAGCATGGGACGGCTGGCGAACGCGGGCAATGTACGCGCGACGTCCCTGGGCGCGAACTCGGCGGCATCGGGTATCGCTGCGACGGCACTCGGATCGATGAGCGCGGCCACCGGCAACTACGCAACCGCCACCGGTGGACGGGTGTACCTGCTCAATGGCGCCCCGCTGGACAGCACGTATACCCCCAACGCCGGGTTCGCAACGGCCTTTGACAGTTTCGTCGACACGCAGGCGACGGGCATCCTGGCGACGGCCAACGGGTCAGGAGCGAGAGCCACTGCGGACCGGAGCTTGGCACTGGGTGCATTGAGCCAGGCAAGCCAGGCCGGCGCGGTGGCGTTGGGCGCGGATTCTGTCTCCGACCGCGTGATTGCCCCCACGACGGGCACCATTCCCGCCGGCAGCGCCCTCATCGACTACAACACCACCGACCGGACGCTCCTCGGTGCGGTTTCCGTCGGCAATGCGACCAGCTACCGCCAGATCACCAATGTGGCCGACGGGACGCAGGCACAGGATGCCGTGACGATCCGGCAGTTGTCCAGCGCGCTGCAGTCCTTTGCCGTCACACCAACGAAGTATTTCCACGCCAACTCAAGCGCCGCGGATTCTCTCGCCATCGGCACCGAGTCGGTGGCCGTGGGTCCTCAGACGGTGGTCAACGGCAACAACGGCGTGGGCATCGGCAATGGTGCCGTGGTGCAGCAGAGCGCGCCTGGCGGCATCGCCATCGGCCAGGGTGCCACCTCGCACATGGCGGATTCCATTGCACTGGGCACCCAGTCCTCGGCTGCGGCTGTCCAAGGCGTGGCCATCGGCGCAGGCACCAGTGTGACCCAGGCCGGGGGCGTTGCGCTCGGCGCCGGCTCGGCCGCTTCGACAGCCGCAGGCGTGGCCGGCTATGTGCCGCCGACGGCCACGGACTCGCAACGCCTCGCGATCGGTGCCACCACCAGCACGCTGGCTGCGGTGTCGGTTGGCGATGCTGCCAACGGCCAGTTTCGCCAGATCACCGGCGTGGCCGCAGGCGCGGCCGACAGCGATGCGGTGAACGTCTCGCAACTGAGGGCGGTGCAGGGCACGGTGGCCGTGATCGACCAGTCGACAGTCAAGTACGACACCAATGCCGACGGCACGGCCAACTACAACAGCGTGACCATGGGCGGCGCCAATTCGACCAGCCCGGTGGCGATCCACAACGTCGCCAACGGCGTTGCACCCAACGACGCAGTCAACGTGAACCAGCTCAACACCGCGGTCGGGGGCATCAACAACCGCATCCATGCACTGGACGACAAGGTCAACGCCAACACCAAGATGCTCTCGGGTGGTATCGCAGCTTCAGCCGCGATGGCGGTGGTTACGCCGGTGGAGCCCGGCCGCTACCACGTGAGCGGCGCCGTGGCCGGCTACAACGGCCAGGCCGGCATCGGCTTCAATCTGCTCAAGCGTTCCGAGAACGGACAGACCACCTTGCACGCCGGCGTGGGCTGGGGTTCCGGTGGCAGCAAGGCCATCGTGCGCGTGGGCTTTGGGTTCTCGTTCGACTGA
- a CDS encoding Bug family tripartite tricarboxylate transporter substrate binding protein: protein MTMNRRHILTAAAAGLALPWSASSHAQAWPARPIRMVSPYGAGGSNDILTRVLGDFLGRRLGQSVVIENKAGAGTRIANEFVAKAPADGYTLLHAAAPIAIGEALYKGLPYDVHKNFASIASTAIAPLFLVVNADAPYKSLAAFIKHAKADPKGATLGSPGAGSAPHLTAQLLLRASGVKGIVVQYRGDAAAYTELLAGRIDATLTAISTAIPHMQAGKLRVLGVATEERTTLYPEAPTLREQGLPSVVGYGWYGMLAPAGTPASIVMRLNAEINAAVADADVRRKAEAAGLQLRGGSAASFSAFIVSETRKWAQVIKSANITAE from the coding sequence ATGACAATGAACCGCCGACACATTCTCACAGCAGCCGCGGCTGGCCTGGCACTGCCTTGGAGCGCATCGAGCCACGCGCAGGCATGGCCGGCACGGCCGATCCGCATGGTCTCTCCCTACGGTGCGGGTGGGTCGAACGACATCCTGACGCGCGTGCTTGGCGACTTCCTCGGGCGAAGGCTCGGCCAGAGCGTCGTGATCGAGAACAAGGCCGGAGCCGGTACGCGCATTGCCAATGAATTCGTGGCCAAGGCGCCGGCAGACGGCTACACGCTGCTCCACGCGGCAGCACCGATTGCCATTGGAGAGGCGCTGTACAAGGGCCTGCCATACGACGTTCACAAGAACTTCGCCTCGATCGCCAGCACGGCCATCGCGCCCTTGTTTCTGGTGGTCAATGCCGACGCGCCGTACAAGTCGCTCGCGGCGTTCATCAAGCACGCGAAGGCCGATCCGAAAGGCGCGACCCTCGGATCGCCTGGGGCGGGTTCCGCGCCGCATCTGACGGCCCAGCTCCTGCTGCGCGCCTCGGGCGTGAAAGGCATCGTGGTGCAGTACCGTGGCGACGCGGCGGCCTACACCGAGCTTCTTGCCGGGCGAATCGATGCCACCTTGACGGCCATTTCGACCGCGATTCCCCACATGCAGGCTGGCAAGCTGCGGGTGCTGGGCGTGGCCACAGAAGAGCGCACGACGCTGTACCCGGAAGCGCCGACCCTGCGGGAGCAGGGGCTGCCTTCCGTCGTGGGCTATGGCTGGTACGGCATGCTCGCGCCGGCAGGAACGCCTGCCAGCATCGTCATGCGGCTCAATGCGGAGATCAATGCTGCGGTGGCCGACGCGGATGTCCGCCGCAAGGCCGAAGCTGCAGGACTGCAGCTGCGCGGCGGAAGCGCCGCCAGCTTCAGTGCGTTCATTGTCAGCGAGACGCGCAAGTGGGCGCAGGTCATCAAGTCCGCGAACATCACGGCCGAATGA
- a CDS encoding DUF1254 domain-containing protein, translating to MTQKKMPVNSKIDPIAHGCDNLVIQTLPLFEMMRMRAATTARRHPVLGFAAPNPASAARWVNQFTHTHRRLGPEDKEVVSPNNDTVYSNAWLDLSEGPVIIESPEMGDRYWTLGLLDAWTNPFAYVGRRTTGNRPQRTLVHGPGWRGVVPPDIALTIAAPGDDVWLIGRHLVEDDGEDAARVRETQSKMRLVRLDGSDAAMRVDTWMEGRDAGIPPADLYLSVVSAALRRNPPLAVERQAWPPAAAELEASLPAVYERLRTSNQPHDLGGGWAIPVMVKTHWGDDYLTRARIARNFIGALGIEEAMYPTAEVDARGAPLDGSQHYELRFAPGKGLKVGAFWSLTMYRRSDCLFVANPIHRYSIGDRTPGLHHDADGSLAIRLQAEDPGPGVNWLPAPRGELFYVVLRLYQPHADHLELRFEYPPIQPI from the coding sequence ATGACGCAAAAGAAGATGCCCGTGAATTCGAAGATCGATCCCATCGCGCACGGCTGCGACAACCTGGTGATCCAGACGCTGCCGCTGTTCGAGATGATGCGGATGCGCGCGGCGACGACCGCGCGGCGACACCCCGTTCTCGGGTTCGCTGCACCGAATCCAGCATCCGCCGCGCGGTGGGTCAACCAGTTCACCCACACGCACCGTCGTCTCGGCCCGGAAGACAAGGAGGTCGTCAGCCCGAACAACGACACGGTCTACAGCAACGCCTGGCTGGACCTTTCCGAGGGGCCGGTCATCATCGAATCGCCCGAGATGGGCGACCGCTACTGGACGCTGGGCTTGCTGGACGCGTGGACGAATCCGTTCGCCTACGTGGGGCGCCGCACGACGGGCAACAGGCCGCAGCGCACGCTGGTGCACGGCCCGGGCTGGCGCGGGGTTGTCCCGCCGGACATCGCGCTGACGATTGCCGCGCCGGGAGATGACGTGTGGCTGATCGGCCGCCATCTCGTCGAGGATGACGGCGAGGATGCCGCTCGTGTGCGGGAGACGCAATCCAAAATGCGCCTCGTTCGCCTGGATGGCAGCGACGCGGCCATGCGGGTGGACACGTGGATGGAGGGGCGCGATGCGGGCATCCCGCCTGCGGACCTGTACCTGTCCGTGGTGAGCGCCGCATTGCGGCGCAATCCGCCGCTTGCGGTAGAGCGCCAGGCATGGCCCCCTGCCGCGGCTGAGCTGGAGGCTTCGCTTCCTGCCGTCTACGAACGGCTGCGTACAAGCAACCAGCCGCACGATCTGGGCGGTGGCTGGGCGATCCCGGTCATGGTGAAGACCCACTGGGGCGACGACTACCTGACGCGTGCCCGCATCGCTCGAAACTTCATTGGCGCGCTGGGCATCGAAGAGGCGATGTATCCCACCGCGGAGGTGGACGCGCGCGGCGCGCCGCTGGATGGATCGCAGCACTACGAGCTGCGGTTTGCGCCGGGGAAAGGACTGAAGGTGGGGGCCTTCTGGTCGCTCACGATGTACCGTCGCAGCGACTGTCTTTTCGTCGCCAACCCCATCCACCGGTACTCGATCGGCGACCGCACGCCAGGCTTGCACCACGACGCCGATGGCAGCCTTGCCATACGCCTGCAGGCCGAGGACCCGGGGCCCGGTGTGAACTGGCTTCCAGCGCCGAGGGGCGAGTTGTTCTACGTCGTGCTGCGGCTCTACCAACCGCATGCCGACCATCTGGAGCTGCGATTCGAATATCCGCCGATCCAGCCGATCTGA